Within Garra rufa chromosome 9, GarRuf1.0, whole genome shotgun sequence, the genomic segment CATGGCTATTTTGACAATAGGTAGTGAACGAATTTTCTCCATGGTGTCGTTCCAGTGTCCGTGCAACCATGAACAGAACTTTGCATATGGATTAACTTTTCTGCTCGGCCCTGCTGTGGTCCTGCTGACGATCGGGCTCTTTGTTAGTACGCGTCTTTGGCGGTTATATACGGGGTGTTGTCTCAACCCTCTCAAACTCTGCCCTAGGTGTAACTGTATGGGATGCTTGCAGGTGTTTGTAAAAGTGCTGTCTGGAGCCTGCATTGCCCCTGTCATGTGGCTTAGTGTAGCACTGTTAAATGGAACTTTTTATGAGTGTGCTGTTAGTGGCCTGGATGAAAATGCGGTGGTGCAGATGTTCtgcaaaaacaaaacaccaaCATGTCAGGACGAGCTACCCCGAGTCCCCTGCAGCAAGTCCCAGCTGTCTCCGAAAGATAATATGGAACTGCTGTTGATGTTGCGAGCCCAGTCACAGGTAAGCACATAATGTTAATAGATTCCAGAttgttaaatagttgtatctcggccgaatatcgtcttatcctaacaatacatcaatggaaagcttatttattcatctttcaggtgatgtatacatTTCCGGGCGTCAAAACTTGACCCTTGTGattggtttagtggtccagggtcacatatattacttctttttttttctggaatACTTAATTGGCCATGGTAACTATATATCAGTCTATTCGTCAGGTGCTATTTTCATGGCTTTCGCAACACACCGCAGACTTGCACTCTTGCGTCAGTCACAACTGGCGGCATCTCATGTTGTAATGAAAATAACCTGAGAGGatttcattactgtattgttggtgCAATGTCCATAACAATGATAGGATGATTTTTTTGTGCATTGTGACAGACTAGCAGTCACATTTACCATTGTTCAGTGAATTTTCACAGGCGAAATGAAGTTCATGTGACTGGGAATTTTGCATGAAGAGGTGATCACATTAAAGAAATTTCAGTGAGATTTTGTGTGTAAACACAGGTCCAGTGTCTACAGTCAgggtatacagttgaggtcaaaagtttacatacaccttgcagaatctgcaaaatgttaattattttatcaaaatgcatgttattttttatgtagcactgacctgaataagatatttcacataaacgatgtttacatatagtccagaagagaaaataatagttgaatttataaaaacgaccacattcaaaagtttatatacactgaatttacctgaatgatccacagctttttttgtcctgaacagttagatTCCCCGCTGTGCTTCAGAAAAATCTccattttacagttttgaaagTTGTAAGTTGTGAAAATTAAATGATCTAAGACCTTTGTACAGTGCATGCCACTGTAAAAACAGCAAGTCTATCCCTCAAAGAGTTGTTTTCATCCAtgttaaaaggacagttcacccaaatatgaacattaccccatgatttactctccctcaagccatcctaggcgtatgtatatgactttcttctttcagaaatATACAATtggagttttattaaaaaatatcctggctcctccaagctttataatggcagtgaatggctgttgagattttaaagtccagtAAAGTGCATTAAAAGTACTTCACATGGCTCCAAGggcttaataaaggccttctgaatcaAATCAATGGGTTTGTATAggaaaatttaatatttaaaactagggatgcaccgatccttattggccgatcacttgcgcgttttgtcagtaaagccggttctgtaatcagcggtaaatgccatcaggtgcgtgatttcacgttgagccgtatatactacacacagccgttgttcagctcatcggtaaacaacggctgtgtgtagtatatacggctcaacgtgaaatcatgcacctgatggcatttaccgctgattacagaaccggctttactgacaaaacgcgcaagcattatcggccgattcgtatcggtgcatccctatttaaaactttataaaccgttaTCTCTAGCTTCCGCTGATTGTCCTATGCACGTTcctgagagagtggcgttcccgCAGATGACGTGGGACATAGGATGCAGGCGTAGCATAAGCTCTAGTGAGaagaaaacaaaacaccagtcatgaaGTACATGTataaaacgaggatttgtaaagaaaaatgtcagattatTTCAAAATAAACCAAAAGGAGACCTTTTGAAGtattcctttgctgtaaacaaaggATTCTTACCGGAGCTTACTCTACGCCTACGTCATTCGCGGGAACGCCACTTTCTTGTGAACGGAtgtatgacagttagcggaagctagagattacagtttatgaagcttcaaatatggatatttttcttcttctttctcttctgaaggcatttattaacccactggagccatgtggagtactttttatgatggatggttgcactttatttgactttcaacccctattcactgccattataaagcttggaagaacaaggaaatgttttaatataactctgattgtattcatctgaaagaagaaagtcacaaatcatggggtaattttcattttggggtgaactatccctttaaatttaatATGATGTCTAACCTGATTAAGGTTACCTGTCATTTGCATGGAGATGTATGAAGCACAGCTCACACTGAAGTCACACGTTTGCATGATCAACTTGAACATTTTTATTTCTCTCTTCTTTTTCTCTTAATGTGAAATTCCTGATTGTATGGATTCTTAATGGAATAATTTTGCATGCAAAATTTAGCTAAGCAAAGGTGAATATGACTACATCTTGAGGTCAAAAGGTTTCCCCCAGCAGATTTCGCGAAAACTTCCAACTGGTCTTACGATTTGCAG encodes:
- the LOC141342941 gene encoding calcium homeostasis modulator protein 5-like; amino-acid sequence: MSVPAMDSFKTVLKFLTNQKTTIGYSFMAILTIGSERIFSMVSFQCPCNHEQNFAYGLTFLLGPAVVLLTIGLFVSTRLWRLYTGCCLNPLKLCPRCNCMGCLQVFVKVLSGACIAPVMWLSVALLNGTFYECAVSGLDENAVVQMFCKNKTPTCQDELPRVPCSKSQLSPKDNMELLLMLRAQSQILGWSIIIVSATVALIGTCFKNCRSKVSYLQLTFQKIYMEKEKEKFEVFAEDYATKLAERNLKSFFDNKTPEAFPFPNHKAWEEISAVYTFKQSEQYYSTLQRYVERSDRDYSPEKRPVLEGADGIEMA